In the genome of Streptomyces sp. NBC_00259, the window CGGCTACGACGAGGCGCGCGCGCAGCTCCTGGCGGACATCGGGATCCCGCTGGGCCGACCGGTCCGCCCGGAGGAGGTCGCCGAGCTGGTCGCCTTCCTCGTCTCCGGCCGCGCCTCGGCGATCGTGGGCGCCGAGCACGTCATCGACGGCGGCAGCAAGCCGACCGTGTGACCCACCGACACGAACAGGAGAAGAAGCATGACAACCACCGCGCCCCGGATCGTCCGGCGCTATTTCGAGCTCGCTCCCACACCGGACAGCGAGAGGTACTTCGCCCTGTTCGCCGACGACGCCGTCGTCGAGGACGAAGGCAAGGAGTACGTGGGCATCGACGCCATCCGAGCCTGGCGCACCGAGGTTCCCCTCGTCCAGTACACGATCACCGGCCTTGAACCGGTCGGCGATGGGCTGGTGGTGACCTGCACGGTCGCGGGGGACTTCCCGGGCAGCCCCGTCGCCGGTCTGACGTTCCACTTCGAAGCGTTCGACGAGGACCACGTGAAGATCCTCCGCATCCGCCCCTGAGCACGCAGGTTCAGTGATCCGCCGGTGGACGTCACCGGGCCGGGGATGATGGGGGATGACGTGCGACCGCCCCCGGCCGCCAGGCGGCCGGGGGCGGTAGGGGTTCTACCAGTAGATGACGGCGTAACCGGCGCCGCCGTCCCTGCCGTTGTCACCGGACTGGGCGAAGAACTCCTCGTCCTCGCCTTCACCGCCCTCACCACCGTCACCGCCGACAGCGGCGGAGTTCGGCAGGCCGACGATGCCGTCGGCGACCGCGCCGCCACCGTTGCCGGCGGTGCCGTCGGAACCGGGACGGTTCGCACCGGCGGTGGAGCACGACGAGTCCCCGCCGTCACCGCCCGCACCCGGAGAACCGGCGTCGGTGTCGTCGGTCGTCCCGCCACCGCCTCCGCCGCCGCCCTCGGCGGTGAGGAGCGCGGTGCCGTTCGGCTTGTTGAACGTGGTCGCGCCACCCTCGGTGCCCGGCTGGCCGTCCCGGCCCGCGCCACCTCCGGGGCCGCTGTCGCCGGCGGTTCCGACGTCCACCAGGTAGCTCTTGCCCGGCTTGACCGGGACAAGGCACCAGGTGAAGCCGCCACCGCCACCGCCGCCGCCGTTGCCGCCGTCGGCGGCCGGGACGTCGCCGCCACCGCCACCGCCGCCGCCACCGCCGCCGGCACCCCAGGCCTGGATGAACACCGAGGTGACACCGGCGGGAGGCGTGAAGACCGCGTCCTCGCCGAACTGCTCCAGCCCGTGGAGGACTTCGGGGTACTTCGGCTTGTTCTTGCCGTGACCCTTGCCGTGCTCCTTGCGCTCGTCCTTCTTCTCCTCGCCGCGATCCTCGCGCGAGGCGGCCTGCTCCTCGCCGCGGCCTTCGCCGTGGCCCTTGCCGTGTTCCTTCTTCTCGGAGCCTTCGTCCTTCTTCTCCGAGCTCTGGTCCGGGCGTTCGTCGCGCTGGTCCTTCTTCTCGGAGCCTTCGTCCTTCTTCTCCGAGCTCTGGTCCTGACGCTCGTCACGCTGGTCCTTCTTCTCCTCGCTCTCGTCCTCGGGCTGGGACTCCTGCACGTCGGAGGGCCGGGACTGACGGTCGCCGTGCGGTTCCGGATCGAGTGCGTGAACGGTAGGGGCCATCACCAGCAGCTGGCTGGTCACAGCGACCACGCCGGCTATGGAGGCAAGCAGGACCCGCGCGCGTCGCGCCCGGGGAAGTCCCATGGTCGGGAATCGATTGTTCATGTCTTGGCTTCCTTCCCCGCGGTCACATGACTGCCGCAGGAGTGCGAGGGGGAACAGCGTGCGGACCGACTGCCCGCACGAGGCTCATCCCAGCCGCCCGCACCGAGGCGCGCGCGCCGTCGGCGCGCTGCATGATCCGGTCAGGTGACCCTTCTACCCGACTGGTGTACGCGGGGCGTGTGCCGACGCCTCTCATCACGGGCCGTTTGTCCTGGTGGGGGGCGCCGGTGCACCGAGGGCGGCCAGTTCCCGCGCGGAGAGGGACGCCAGCATCGCTTCCACGTCCTTCAGCCGGGCGCGCGCCGTGTCGCGCCGACCACGCTCCTCCTCGGCGAGCGACTGCTGGCGGTCGAGGGCCTTGCGCGACGCCGTCGCCAGCGCGTCGACACGCAGCGCCCGGCGCTCCAGCCGGTTGATCGCGGCTCGTCTGCTGCCGGCCGCGCGCTCCAGCAGATACCCCTGGTCGAGGGCGCGCCGAGGATCGCGTGCCAGCAGGAGCCCGAGGTACGGGGGGAGTTCTGTCCTGCCCTGGTACTGCCGTCGGGCCAGCAGTCCGGCGTCGACGCGGCTGCGGGCGAGGGCGTCGCGGGCGTCGGCGAGAGCGGTGTTGAGCCGTCCGGTCTCGACGGTCTGCGCGACGAACAGGTCCTGGGCCACGTCGTACGCCTCTTCCGCCTCGGCCGACTTCCGGAACAGCCCCTGGAGCTGGGTGAGGAGGCGCGAGACCCTCGCGGGTGCGACACCGGCCGCAGGAGCGACACCGGCCGCGGGCGCGGCCGCCGGACCGGGCGCGGGTTCCGCCGCAGGACCGGGCGCGGCGGACGCCCCGAACGCCATCACCGCCGTGCAGAACGCGGCGAGCACTCTGCCTGGCACGTCATCACCTCCGGTCGTCCGGATGTCCGGATGGCTCCGGTCTGTTCCGGCCGGCTCCGGTAGCGATGATGCGGCGGCGCCCCCACGACGGCCGCAGGAGTGGCCGGACCGGCCCAACGCGGTCACCCGCGGCGGGCCGATCGGCACGCCGCCCGGCGTGGCTGCTGGATTGTCGGCTACAGGTGTCCGCCGCAGCTATCCGGCGCGGGTATCCGGCGCCGCTAGCCGCCGATGGGCAGCGCGTAGAACGCGCGGTCGCGCCACACCACGGCGGTCCGTCCCGCCATCACAGCCCGATAGCCGGACACGGGTGTCCGGCCGCCCGCGTCCTGGAACTTCCACAGCCGACCGCCGTCCGCCGTGGTGAACGCCGTGACCTGCGTCGACTCCAGGACCAGCGCGGTACGGCCGCCCGCCGACAGCAGCACGCGCGGTCGCCCGCCGTCGCCGCCGGCCTCCGTGGACTGCGTCCAGCGGCTCGCGCCGGTCGCCGCGTCCAGTGCGTACAGCCGATGACCTGGGGTCGGGACGTACAGCGTGCCGTTCCGGACGACCGCCTCGCCGGACGCGCCGGCGGCCCGCCACAGATGCTTGCCGGTGCGGGTGTCGTACGCGTGCAGGTCGTCGCCCGCCGCCGCGTACAGCCGGCCCGAGGGGTCGCCGGACACGGACGCGCCCTGGTGGACCGTCCCGAAGTACTTGCCCCACAGGCGCTTTCCGCCAGGCCGGTCGTACAGGGCGAACAGCGCGCGGCCCTTGTTCACCTTCTGCTGCTGCGGGGTCAGCGAGGCGCTGTCCTGCCGTACGAGGATGCCGTCGGGCCGGACCACGACGCCCTGGTACCGCGGGACGGCGTTGCGGCCGCGTCCGTTCGGGACCTGGGCGCGCCACAGCTCCTTGCGCGCGACGGCGTCGTACGCGAAGAGGTACGTCCGGGCGCCGGACGTGCCGGTGAACCAGACCACCGCACCGTCGGCGGCGGCCACCGCGCTGACATGGCCGGGAGCGGCGGCACGATGCCGGACGGCGCCGTCCTGCGGCGACAGCCACACGAAGTGTGTGGCGCCGATGACGAACAGCGCGTCGCCCGCCACGACGGGCGCGTGCCCGGCCGTCGCGGCGGCGGGCTGCGTCCACAGCTTCCGGCCGGTCCGCAGATCCACGCCCGTGCACTGCCGGTCGTCGGCCACGGCCAGCACACGGTCACGCCACGCGGTCGCCTGCAGTGCGCCGCTTCCCGCGTGCCGGTACGCCCACAGCGGCGTGGGCGGCACCCCGGTCAGGGGCTTCGCGCCCGGTGCGGGCGAGGGACCGGGCCGTGGTGGGGTGGGCTTCTCGTCCCCGCCCGCCAGGGCGGCCCCGACCCCGCCTCCGACCAGCAGCCCGACGGCCCCGGCCACGCCCCCGAGGACCACGGCCCGCCGCTCCGCCCCGGCCTTGGCGGCCAGCACGGACGCGGTGAGTACGGACTTGGGCGCCCCGTCGCCTTCTGCTGCGGCGGTCGCTCGGCCGGCGGCCGGCGCCTCACCCCGGCCGGGCTGCGGAGTCCCGGTCCAGCCGTGGGCGGGGACACCCGCACCGGCGTGCGGCGGGGCGGCCGGCGCGGTGCCGGGGGAGCCGGCGACGGTGGCGGAACCCGCGTGGCCCTCCGCAGGTCCGCCCGACGGTCCGGCCGGTCCCGCAGGCACGTGTGCTCCTGCCGTGGCCGCGGATCCGGCCGTTCCCGCCGTGCCCGGCGCCTGCGGCGGTGGACCCGATGCCGCCGGGGGCAGGGCGCGAGGCAGGCCCAGGGCGGCGGTGGCCCTGTCGGCGGTACGCAGCTGGACGGCACCGAGCGCCAGGGTCCTGCGGCCGTCTTCGGGCCGGGTGTCGGAGGACTCGCCGTCCTGCCGCCGCTCGCTCTCGCGCCGCGCAGCGGCGTCCGTCGCGGCGGGCTTCGCGCTCTCGGCCGGCGAGGTGTCCTGCGGCACGAAGTCGGCCGGCACGGCGTCCTGCGGCGTCGTTCCGCCCGGCGTGGCGGCGATGGCCGGGAGGTCTCCGGCCCCGGGCGTGGGACCGGCGGCGCCCGCCGCGGTGGGCGAACCGCTCGCGTCCGCCGAGGACGGCCCGCCCAGCAGGCGGGACACCGCTCCCGCCTGGTCCGCCAGGGCGGCAGGCAGAGCCTGCGGGAGCCAGCCGTCGCCGTCCTTGGCCAGTGCCGCCGCGCCCTCCAGGGCGAGCGTGGCCGCGGCGCTGCCCGCGGTGGGCCGGGCCGCCGGGGACTTGGCGAGGCAGGCGGCCACCAGGTCGCGCAAGCCGTCGGGGACACCGTCCAGTCCGGGCTCGGCGCCGGCGATGGCCGGGCCGTCGGGGAAGGGGGTGGTGCCGGTGGCGGCGTAGGCGAGCAGCAGGCCGAGGACGAAGACGTCGGACGCCGTGCCGGGCTTCTCGCCGGCGAGCTGCTCCGGGGTGAGGTAGCCGAGGCGTACGGACAGTCCGCCGCCGGGGGCCGGTTCGGCGTGGGCGGCCGCGCCCAGGGCGCCGAAGGCCGTGAGCCGGGGCCCGTCGGCCGCCAGCAGTACGGTCTCCGGCGCGAGCCCGTGCAGCACGGTGCCGGTGGCGTGGACCCGGGACAGGGTCTCGGCGAGACCCGCGCCCAGGACCCGTACGGTCCGCTCCGGAAGGGGTCCCACGAGCGCGATCGCCTCGCCGAGCGTGACGGCGGGGACGTACGCGTACGCGGTCCACAGCTCGGGTCCGTCCGTGGACGTGCCGACGGGTGCGGGGACCCAGCCCCCGGCCAGTCGCTCCGCCGTACGGGCCTCCGCCTCGAAGCGGCCGCGGAACGCCGGGAGCGCGGCGAGCCCGTCCCGGGCGAGGGACACGACGACGGCGGCGGCGCCGTGGTCGGTCTCCGCCCCGGTCCCGGCATCCGTCCCGGTCCCGTCAGCGGCGTCGATGTCCGCGGCCCTGGCGAGGTACTGGACCGTGCTCGCGGTCACCCGCAGACGGCCCAGCGTCGTGTACGGGCCGACCCGTCGCGGGTCGCCGTCCTGCAGTGGCTCCATCGGCGCTGCTCCCCCCGTGGTCGTACGCTCGCCCGTGATCCTATTCGGCCCGCTTCGGCTTCGACCAGGGCCAGTTGAGGGTGCGGCGCTCCCGGCCCTCGGGCACGTACTCGTACTTCCAGCCGCGCGGCAGACCGAGCCGTCGCGAATGGCCGGCGGGGGCGCGGCGGTACGCGTACACGGTGTGCGGACCGCCGTCCTCGTCCGGGACCGGCACCTCGTACCACTGCGGGGGACTGCCGGTGGGGCCGACGAGGACGGGCAGGACCTGTCCGTCCAGCGGTCCGCCGACGAAGGGGGTGTTCTCGCTTCTCACCCGTCCAGTCTCGCGCAGCCGGGCGCGAGGGCTACAGCAGGTGGCCCGCCTCGCCCACGAGGGGCAGCACCCGGCGCCCGAGCGATCCCACCGGGCCGGACGGGGACTCCAGGGCGAGCAGCTGCCGGACGACGTCCGCGGTCTGCCCGTCGGAGGCCGCCGTCGCCGCCAGCAGGGCGATGAGGTGGTCGACGAGCCAGTCCCGCAGTTCGCCGACCGGAGGCCGCTTGTCCTCGTCCAGCCAGATCAGTGACGCGGCCTCGACCGCGGCGATCCAGGTACGCACCATCATCCGCAGCCGGGGGCCGGGGGCCGGGACCCCGAGGTGGACCAGGATCTGCTCGGCCGCGGCGCGCCGTACCCCGTCGACGATCGCGCTGGTACGGGACGTCTCGGCGACGCTGCCGCCGCGCATCAGCGCGCTGAACCCGGCGTCGTGCTCGTCGACGAAGACGAGATAGCGGTCCAGGACCCGGCCGAGCCGCTCGGTCGGCGGCCCTGTGGGCGGCTCGGCGAAGCACAGCACGAGCGCGTCCGCGGAGCTGCGCAGCGCGGCCTCGTACAACTGCTGCTTCCCGCCGGGGAAGTAGCGGTACACGAGGGGCCGCGAGACCCCCGCCGTCTCGGCGACGTCGTCCAGCGACACGTCCTCCGGCGCCCGGTGGGCGAACAGCGTGAGGGCGGCGCGAAGAAGCTGACTGCGCCGCTCCTCCACACTCAGGCGCCGGTACGCGCGATTCGTCGCGGGAGCACTGGAGGTCATACGTGCAGCCTAACCGCCCCTTCCCGGAGCAGGGCGGCCGTCACCCGGCCCGTGGCCGGAAGGCCGTCACGGCCGCCCGCCCTCAAGCGAGCAGTCCCGAGCTCTTCCACAGTCGGCGTCCCGGGCCCCGGAGTACGCCGATGTCGTCGAGGAAGTCCGTGAGCCGCTTCGCGCCCGTCTGCATCACCTCGCGGCGGTGGCCGCTCGCCCGCACCTGGGCGACGGCCTCCCGGCGGTCGAGGCCGACGTTCTCGTAGACCTTGGGGTTGACGAAGCAGACGGAGAAGACCCGCGCCGCCTCGCCGCAGCTGATCCGCGTGAACTCCTGCTCCCAGCGCGGCGCGGTCACCATCTGGCGGCGCAGCTCCTCGCGTGCGTACCGGACATGGCGTGCCTCCTCGACCACATGGATGCGTGTCACACCCCGCACCAGGGTCTGGACGCGCTCGTCCGGGAAGGTCAGGCGCTGCATCCAGTCGAGGATCTCCTCGCCGAGCAGGGTGGCGGCGAACGAACCGGGGGTCGTGGAGACGGTCTTCAGGACGCGGGCGAGGTTGTGGTAGACCCGGGGGACCGGATAGGCCGGGGCGCCACCCTTCTGGATCATCTTCGCGAACATCATCGAGTGCCGGCACTCGTCCGCTATCTCGGTGAGGGCGTAGCGCACATGGTTGCTGGTCACCGACTTGTCGTAGATGTGCCGCACCAGCAGCTGCATGAGGATGATCTCGAACCAGATGCCGAGCGAGGCGAGCGACGCCGCCTCGTGCCGCGCCAGGTCCATCCGCTGTTCCTCGGACATCCGCTGCCACAGCGGGGTGTCGTACAGGGACACCAGCTCCGGCGGCCAGAACCACTTGCCCTCCTCGATCGGGGCCTCCCAGTCGAGTTCCTTGTCCGGGTCGAAGGAGTGCTTGGCCGAGGATTCGAGCAGGCGCGCGGCGACCTGTTCGCGGTCGCGCAGCGGCCCGAGGGCGTCGCGGAGGAGCGTGAGATCGCGTTGGGTCACAGTCGTCATGCCACTTATGAGACTGCGCGTCAGTAAGGGCGTCAATCCCTTGCGCGGTACTTGTTGACTGGGTGTCTACCAACGTGTGAGCCTGCCAACAGACCGTCAGTTCGTCAGTGCGAGGCGAGGGAGCCTTTCGTGTCGACGTATGACTACTACACCAACCCGCCCCGGGAACCCGTCTGGTCCGTCCCGGCCGCCGGCGCCGCCCGCTTCAGCTGGGAGTACGGGGACGGACGCGACCGGCTGCTCGCCCTCTACCAGAAGGGCAAGGACAAGCAGTGGGACGGCGCCAAGCGCATCGACTGGGACCTGGAGGTCGATCCGTACGACCCCCTCGGAACCCCCGACGAAGCCCTCAGCCTCTACGGCACCCGCCACTGGTCGAAGATGACCGAGAAGGACAAGGGTGATCTGCGCCGGCACTACTCCTCCTGGCAGTTCAGCCAGTTCCTGCACGGCGAACAGGGCGCGATGGTCTGCGCCGCGCGGATCGTCGAGTCGGTGCCCGACCTCGACGCGAAGTTCTACTCCGCCACCCAGACCATGGACGAGGCCCGGCACGCCGAGATCTACGCCCGCTTCCTGCACGAGAAGATCGGGATGCTGTACCCGATCAACGACAACCTCCAGGCCCTGCTCGGCGACACCCTGCGCGACTCCCGCTGGGACATGCCGTACCTCGGTATGCAGGTCCTCATCGAAGGGCTCGCCCTCGCCGCGTTCGGCATGATCCGCGACACGACCGAGAAGCCGCTGCCGAAACAGATCCTGGCGTACGTGATGCAGGACGAGGCCCGGCACGTCGCCTTCGGGCGGATGGCGCTGCGCGACCACTACAAGCAGCTCACGGATGTGGAGCTGCGCGAGCGCGAGGAATTCGTCATCGAGGGCTGCTATCTGATGCGGGACCGGATCCGCGGGATCGAGGTGCTGGAGGACTTCGGCATCCCGAGGAAGGAGGCCGAGGAATACACCGAACAGTCCGAGTTCCTGCACCTCTTCCGCAAGCTGCTCTTCAGCCGGATCGTGCCGTGCGTCAAGGACATCGGACTGTGGGGCGAGCGGCTGCAGAAGGCGTACGTCGACATGGGCGTCTTCGAGCTCGGCGACTCCAACCTCGACCTGCTGATGAGCCAGGACGAGGAACTCGCGGAGCAACTGGACCGGGAGCGCTTCGCGGCGGAGGAGGCGGAACGGGTGGCCGAGGTGACCGAGGCGATCACCGAGGGCGGCGGCACCTGACCTGCGACGGGACGCTGTCCGTCCCGCCGTTCACCCGCCCCGCCTACTGGCCGTACATCCGTCAGGGACGCCGGGCCGGCGTCCTCAGTGCCTCGATCATCACCGCTCGGGCGATCGGCGCCGCGTCGCCGCCGCCGCTGATCTCGCCGCCCGCCGCCTCAGGGTCCTCGACGACCACCGCGACCGCCACGGCAGGACGGGGCGCGTCGGGCTTCTGTGCCCAGGCGATGAACCAGGCGTACGGCGTCCCGGCGTTGCCGACGCCGTGCTGCGCGGTGCCCGTCTTCCCGCCCACGGTCACGCCGTCGATCAGCGCGCGCTTCCCGGTGCCCTTCTCGGCCGCCTCGATCATCAGCCGGCGCAGCTCCAGCGCCGTCGCCGGGAACATCGCCCGCCGGTACGACCGCCGTGGTGTCTCACGGACCGTGTCGCCGTCCCAGGTCGTCGTGCGGTCCACCAGATACGGGTGGGCCAGCTCGCCGCCGTTGGCGACGGCCGCCGCCACCATCGCCATCTGCAGCGGCGTGGCCGTCGTGTCGAACTGGCCGATGGACGACAGCGCCAGCTGGTCCACACTCATCCGCCGGTCGAAGTTGGACGGGGCCACCCCCGACGGAATCCGCAGCCCGCCGTCGTTGAACCCGAAGCGGCCCGCCGTCTCCAGCATCCCCTTCAGCCCCACCTTCACCCCCAGGTTCGCCATCACCGTGTTGCACGACCACTTGATCGCGTACTCCAGTGACGCCTTCCTGCAGCCGGGCACGGGGTTGGGCAGCGTGGTCCTGGTGCCCGGGATGGTGAAGGGGTCGGGAGTGTCGGTCGGGGTCCTCGCGTTCCTGACGGCCCGTGCCTCCAGCGCGGCCGCCGCCGTCACGATCTTGAACGCCGAGCCGGGCGGATACGTCTGCCGGACGGCCCGGTTGAGCATCGGGTGGTTCGCCGCCCCGTTGAGCCGCTGCCACGCCGCCGTGACGTCCGCGCTGTTTCCGGACAGCAGCCCGGGGTCGTACGAGGGACTGCTGACCAGCGCCAGGATCCTTCCGGTCGACGGCTCGATCGCGACGACCGCCCCGCGCCTGCCGGCGAGTCCCGCGTAAGCGGCCTGCTGCATCGGCGCCCTGACGGTCGTGACGACCTTGCCGCCGGGCCGCTCGGAGCGGGTGAACTCGTTCCAGAACGGAAGCGGCGCGAGCATCGGGTCCGTACCGGCCAGCACCGCGTCCTCGGCGTGCTCCAGGAACGTCGTGCCGTACGTCTGCGAGGAGTAGCCGGTGACGGGGGCGTAGAGCGGTCCGTGCCGGTACGTGCGCTCGTACCGCAGCTGCTGGCCGGTGTCCTTGGAGCCCGTGACCGGCTGACCGCCCACCACGATGTCGCCGCGCGGTTCGTCGTAACGCGCGATGGCCGGACGCCGGTTCGCCGGGCTGCCGTTGAGGGTGTCGGCCTGGAGGATCTGCACCCGCACGGCGTTCACGAGCAGCGCGGCGAGCAGGAAGAGGCTCAGCGCCGCCGCGCGCCGGATGTAGCGCGTCATCGGGCCTCCTCCGGCGCGGCCGGCGACGCGGCCACGGCGGTGGGCGCGATGACGCCCGTCTCGACGGGCTCCGGGTGCGGCGCGCGGGCCGAGTCGCTGACGCGGATCAGCAGCGCCACGATGATCCAGTTGGTGACGACCGACGAACCGCCCTGCGCGAGGAACGGCATGGCCATCCCGGTCAGCGGGATCAGCCCCGTCACCCCGCCCGCGATCACGAAGACCTGCACGGCGACGATGGCGGCGAGTCCCACCGCCAGCAGCCGGCCGAAGGGGTCGCGCAGGTCGAGTCCCGCGCGGTAGCCGCGCGCCACCAGCAGCGCGTACAGCAGGAAGAGCGCGGTCAGTCCGGCCAGTCCCAGCTCCTCACCGGCCGTCGCCAGAATGAAGTCGGACTTGACGGCGAAGCCGATGAGGCTCGAATGGCCCGCGCCGAGCCCGCTGCCGAGGAACCCTCCGGCGGCGAACGAGAACATCGACTGGGCGAGCTGGCTCGGGCCCTGGCCGGCCGCGATCGACGCGTACGGATCGATCCAGGCCTCGACCCGGCTGTGCACATGCGGTTCGAACGCGCCCACGGCGAACGCCCCGACGGCCGCCAGCAGCAGTCCCACCACGATCCAGCCGGTTCTGCCGGTGGCGACGTAGAGCATGATCACGAAGAGGCCGAAGAACAGCAGCGAGGTGCCGAGATCCCGCTCCAGCACCAGCACGACCACGCTGATCAGCCAGATCGCGACGACCGGGCCGAGCACCCGGCCGGCGGGCAGACGGAGGCTGCGGATCCGCCGGCCGGTGTGGGCGAGGGCGTGGCGGTTGGCCGCCAGGTACGCGGCGAAGAACACCGCGAGCAGGATCTTGGCGAACTCGCCCGGCTGGAAGGAGAATCCGCCGATCCGGATCCAGATCCGGGCGCCGTTCACCGCCGGGAAGAGGATCGGCACGATCATCAGCACCAGCGCGGCGGCCACCGAAAGGTAGGCGTAGCGCTGCAGCATCCGGTGGTCGCGCAGCAGGACGGCCACCGCGATGAAGAGCGCGACGCCGAGGGTGGACCAGATCAGCTGGGCGGGGGCGGCCCGGTCGGCCGGTGTCTCCAGATCGAGCCGGTAGATCAGCACCAGGCCCACGCCGTTGAGGAGGACCGCGATCGGGAGC includes:
- a CDS encoding nuclear transport factor 2 family protein gives rise to the protein MTTTAPRIVRRYFELAPTPDSERYFALFADDAVVEDEGKEYVGIDAIRAWRTEVPLVQYTITGLEPVGDGLVVTCTVAGDFPGSPVAGLTFHFEAFDEDHVKILRIRP
- a CDS encoding penicillin-binding transpeptidase domain-containing protein → MTRYIRRAAALSLFLLAALLVNAVRVQILQADTLNGSPANRRPAIARYDEPRGDIVVGGQPVTGSKDTGQQLRYERTYRHGPLYAPVTGYSSQTYGTTFLEHAEDAVLAGTDPMLAPLPFWNEFTRSERPGGKVVTTVRAPMQQAAYAGLAGRRGAVVAIEPSTGRILALVSSPSYDPGLLSGNSADVTAAWQRLNGAANHPMLNRAVRQTYPPGSAFKIVTAAAALEARAVRNARTPTDTPDPFTIPGTRTTLPNPVPGCRKASLEYAIKWSCNTVMANLGVKVGLKGMLETAGRFGFNDGGLRIPSGVAPSNFDRRMSVDQLALSSIGQFDTTATPLQMAMVAAAVANGGELAHPYLVDRTTTWDGDTVRETPRRSYRRAMFPATALELRRLMIEAAEKGTGKRALIDGVTVGGKTGTAQHGVGNAGTPYAWFIAWAQKPDAPRPAVAVAVVVEDPEAAGGEISGGGDAAPIARAVMIEALRTPARRP
- a CDS encoding AurF N-oxygenase family protein, with the translated sequence MTTVTQRDLTLLRDALGPLRDREQVAARLLESSAKHSFDPDKELDWEAPIEEGKWFWPPELVSLYDTPLWQRMSEEQRMDLARHEAASLASLGIWFEIILMQLLVRHIYDKSVTSNHVRYALTEIADECRHSMMFAKMIQKGGAPAYPVPRVYHNLARVLKTVSTTPGSFAATLLGEEILDWMQRLTFPDERVQTLVRGVTRIHVVEEARHVRYAREELRRQMVTAPRWEQEFTRISCGEAARVFSVCFVNPKVYENVGLDRREAVAQVRASGHRREVMQTGAKRLTDFLDDIGVLRGPGRRLWKSSGLLA
- a CDS encoding FtsW/RodA/SpoVE family cell cycle protein, with amino-acid sequence MTATTAETPPPAPRPAHGRGVELSLLVCAVLVSVYGYVDVGLTRNGAVPPDALAYGAGLGLLALLAHLAVRLRAPYADPLLLPIAVLLNGVGLVLIYRLDLETPADRAAPAQLIWSTLGVALFIAVAVLLRDHRMLQRYAYLSVAAALVLMIVPILFPAVNGARIWIRIGGFSFQPGEFAKILLAVFFAAYLAANRHALAHTGRRIRSLRLPAGRVLGPVVAIWLISVVVLVLERDLGTSLLFFGLFVIMLYVATGRTGWIVVGLLLAAVGAFAVGAFEPHVHSRVEAWIDPYASIAAGQGPSQLAQSMFSFAAGGFLGSGLGAGHSSLIGFAVKSDFILATAGEELGLAGLTALFLLYALLVARGYRAGLDLRDPFGRLLAVGLAAIVAVQVFVIAGGVTGLIPLTGMAMPFLAQGGSSVVTNWIIVALLIRVSDSARAPHPEPVETGVIAPTAVAASPAAPEEAR
- a CDS encoding ferritin-like domain-containing protein; translated protein: MSTYDYYTNPPREPVWSVPAAGAARFSWEYGDGRDRLLALYQKGKDKQWDGAKRIDWDLEVDPYDPLGTPDEALSLYGTRHWSKMTEKDKGDLRRHYSSWQFSQFLHGEQGAMVCAARIVESVPDLDAKFYSATQTMDEARHAEIYARFLHEKIGMLYPINDNLQALLGDTLRDSRWDMPYLGMQVLIEGLALAAFGMIRDTTEKPLPKQILAYVMQDEARHVAFGRMALRDHYKQLTDVELREREEFVIEGCYLMRDRIRGIEVLEDFGIPRKEAEEYTEQSEFLHLFRKLLFSRIVPCVKDIGLWGERLQKAYVDMGVFELGDSNLDLLMSQDEELAEQLDRERFAAEEAERVAEVTEAITEGGGT
- a CDS encoding TetR/AcrR family transcriptional regulator, which gives rise to MTSSAPATNRAYRRLSVEERRSQLLRAALTLFAHRAPEDVSLDDVAETAGVSRPLVYRYFPGGKQQLYEAALRSSADALVLCFAEPPTGPPTERLGRVLDRYLVFVDEHDAGFSALMRGGSVAETSRTSAIVDGVRRAAAEQILVHLGVPAPGPRLRMMVRTWIAAVEAASLIWLDEDKRPPVGELRDWLVDHLIALLAATAASDGQTADVVRQLLALESPSGPVGSLGRRVLPLVGEAGHLL
- a CDS encoding outer membrane protein assembly factor BamB family protein, whose protein sequence is MEPLQDGDPRRVGPYTTLGRLRVTASTVQYLARAADIDAADGTGTDAGTGAETDHGAAAVVVSLARDGLAALPAFRGRFEAEARTAERLAGGWVPAPVGTSTDGPELWTAYAYVPAVTLGEAIALVGPLPERTVRVLGAGLAETLSRVHATGTVLHGLAPETVLLAADGPRLTAFGALGAAAHAEPAPGGGLSVRLGYLTPEQLAGEKPGTASDVFVLGLLLAYAATGTTPFPDGPAIAGAEPGLDGVPDGLRDLVAACLAKSPAARPTAGSAAATLALEGAAALAKDGDGWLPQALPAALADQAGAVSRLLGGPSSADASGSPTAAGAAGPTPGAGDLPAIAATPGGTTPQDAVPADFVPQDTSPAESAKPAATDAAARRESERRQDGESSDTRPEDGRRTLALGAVQLRTADRATAALGLPRALPPAASGPPPQAPGTAGTAGSAATAGAHVPAGPAGPSGGPAEGHAGSATVAGSPGTAPAAPPHAGAGVPAHGWTGTPQPGRGEAPAAGRATAAAEGDGAPKSVLTASVLAAKAGAERRAVVLGGVAGAVGLLVGGGVGAALAGGDEKPTPPRPGPSPAPGAKPLTGVPPTPLWAYRHAGSGALQATAWRDRVLAVADDRQCTGVDLRTGRKLWTQPAAATAGHAPVVAGDALFVIGATHFVWLSPQDGAVRHRAAAPGHVSAVAAADGAVVWFTGTSGARTYLFAYDAVARKELWRAQVPNGRGRNAVPRYQGVVVRPDGILVRQDSASLTPQQQKVNKGRALFALYDRPGGKRLWGKYFGTVHQGASVSGDPSGRLYAAAGDDLHAYDTRTGKHLWRAAGASGEAVVRNGTLYVPTPGHRLYALDAATGASRWTQSTEAGGDGGRPRVLLSAGGRTALVLESTQVTAFTTADGGRLWKFQDAGGRTPVSGYRAVMAGRTAVVWRDRAFYALPIGG
- a CDS encoding SDR family oxidoreductase translates to MAQGVAPFGVRGNSVTPGFTESSWGRSFVQALAEHAGTGYDEARAQLLADIGIPLGRPVRPEEVAELVAFLVSGRASAIVGAEHVIDGGSKPTV